In a single window of the Prochlorococcus marinus str. AS9601 genome:
- the gshA gene encoding glutamate--cysteine ligase yields the protein MSQNNLYKGFEVELFTGSLNSHIGVSDEIEKIFPDFVKEPDNRNVEYITTPEKDYGSLYEKLKIPRKKLRRWLNKKDLTIIPSSTLCFEHDIQFQRSDINNLYHQFIQDNYGTAIATSSVHINIGIDDLDKLFAAIRLTRSEAALYLSLSASSPFLNNEITENHSQRWMQFPKTPSKVPFFVNHDSYIAWIEKNIANKNMQNIRHFWSSIRPNGPQRPLILDRLELRICDFVHDINLLLGITAMIELRILNLFENINTLDPMNASTFSLDELSEICDQNEINAAKDSLNSELIHWEDGKRVICSEWIQNLLSDLSSTAEGFGMKHLLDPIYKVLEEGNQSMKWINQYEKGLSIEQIMKISIEDMIRSEA from the coding sequence ATGAGTCAAAATAATCTTTATAAGGGTTTTGAGGTGGAACTTTTTACAGGCTCTTTAAATTCTCATATTGGTGTTTCGGATGAAATTGAGAAAATATTTCCTGATTTTGTGAAAGAGCCAGATAACAGAAACGTTGAATACATAACAACTCCTGAAAAAGATTACGGTTCTTTATATGAGAAATTAAAAATTCCAAGAAAAAAGTTAAGACGATGGCTTAACAAAAAAGATTTAACAATCATTCCTTCATCAACTCTTTGTTTTGAACACGATATTCAATTTCAAAGATCTGACATTAACAATCTTTATCATCAATTTATACAAGATAATTATGGAACTGCCATAGCAACTTCAAGTGTACATATAAACATAGGAATAGATGATTTAGATAAGCTTTTTGCGGCTATTAGACTTACAAGATCTGAGGCTGCTTTATATCTATCACTAAGTGCTAGTTCACCATTTTTAAATAATGAAATTACGGAGAATCACTCTCAGAGATGGATGCAGTTTCCTAAAACTCCAAGTAAGGTGCCTTTTTTTGTGAATCATGATTCTTATATTGCCTGGATAGAGAAAAATATAGCTAATAAAAATATGCAAAATATCAGGCATTTTTGGTCTTCAATCCGACCAAATGGTCCCCAAAGACCTTTAATTCTTGATCGCTTGGAATTAAGAATTTGTGATTTTGTTCACGATATTAATTTGCTTTTAGGGATAACGGCCATGATAGAACTGAGGATTTTAAATCTTTTTGAAAATATAAATACCTTAGATCCTATGAATGCTAGTACTTTTTCTCTGGATGAGTTATCAGAAATATGTGATCAAAATGAAATTAATGCTGCTAAAGATAGTCTGAATTCAGAGTTAATTCACTGGGAAGATGGCAAAAGAGTTATTTGTAGTGAATGGATTCAAAACTTATTATCAGATTTATCATCCACAGCAGAAGGCTTTGGTATGAAACATCTTTTAGATCCTATCTATAAAGTGCTTGAAGAAGGCAATCAATCTATGAAATGGATAAATCAATATGAAAAAGGTCTTTCTATTGAGCAGATAATGAAAATTTCTATCGAAGATATGATTAGGAGTGAGGCCTAG
- a CDS encoding anthranilate synthase component I family protein — MISSQKDSFLKAYKEGKNFIPIVETWPADLETPLSTWLKLSSKDSHGVFLESVEGGENLGRWSIVATQPLWEAVCYGEEIIKTWNNGKTETHKGDPFDILRSWTNEYKSTTLDELPSIGQLYGSWGYELINRIEPSVPINEKLENNIPYGSWMFFDQIVVFDQIKRCITAVVYADTTSTKECEIELLYLNSISRIKKTRNLMRVPLKENEFLDWNENENLNLDLESNWEKKDFEDAVLSAKEYIRKGDIFQIVISQRFQTQVNNDPFNLYRSLRMVNPSPYMSFFDFGSWYLIGSSPEVMVKAEKNKNSQIVASLRPIAGTRPRGIDNQQDLELEKELLKDPKEIAEHVMLIDLGRNDLGRVCEIGTVKVKDLMVIEKYSHVMHIVSQVEGILKNNADVWDLLKASFPAGTVTGAPKIRAMQLIKHFEKDARGPYAGVYGSIDINGALNTAITIRTMIVKPSIDGKYDVSVQAGAGIVADSFPENEYQETINKAKGILKALACLDK; from the coding sequence ATGATCAGCTCACAAAAAGATAGTTTTTTAAAGGCTTACAAAGAAGGTAAAAACTTTATACCTATAGTTGAAACTTGGCCAGCAGATTTAGAGACTCCATTATCGACTTGGTTAAAATTATCTTCAAAAGATTCCCATGGTGTTTTTCTTGAATCTGTTGAGGGTGGCGAGAATTTGGGTAGGTGGAGTATTGTTGCTACTCAACCTCTTTGGGAAGCCGTTTGTTATGGAGAAGAAATAATTAAAACTTGGAATAATGGCAAAACTGAAACACATAAAGGTGATCCTTTTGATATTTTGAGAAGTTGGACAAACGAATACAAGTCAACCACGCTTGATGAATTACCCTCAATTGGACAGTTATATGGCTCTTGGGGTTATGAATTAATAAATCGAATAGAACCAAGCGTTCCAATAAATGAAAAATTAGAAAACAATATCCCTTATGGTTCCTGGATGTTTTTTGATCAGATAGTTGTTTTTGATCAAATAAAAAGATGTATTACTGCAGTGGTTTATGCAGATACAACTTCTACAAAAGAGTGCGAAATTGAACTGTTGTACCTAAACTCAATTTCTAGAATTAAGAAAACTAGAAATTTAATGAGAGTTCCTCTAAAAGAAAATGAGTTTTTAGATTGGAATGAAAATGAGAATTTGAATTTAGATCTAGAAAGTAATTGGGAGAAAAAAGATTTTGAGGATGCAGTTCTCTCTGCAAAAGAATATATAAGAAAGGGAGATATCTTCCAAATAGTTATTAGTCAGAGATTCCAAACTCAAGTCAATAATGATCCCTTTAATTTATATAGAAGTCTGAGAATGGTTAATCCATCTCCATACATGTCATTTTTTGATTTTGGCTCATGGTATCTGATAGGTTCAAGTCCTGAAGTCATGGTTAAAGCAGAAAAAAATAAAAATAGTCAGATCGTTGCAAGCTTAAGACCAATAGCTGGCACTAGACCTAGAGGTATTGATAATCAGCAAGACTTGGAATTAGAAAAGGAATTATTAAAAGATCCAAAAGAGATAGCTGAGCATGTAATGCTAATTGATCTTGGGAGAAATGATCTTGGAAGAGTTTGTGAAATTGGTACTGTCAAGGTCAAGGATTTAATGGTTATTGAGAAATATTCACATGTTATGCATATAGTCAGTCAAGTTGAGGGAATCTTAAAAAATAATGCTGATGTATGGGATTTGCTCAAAGCATCCTTTCCCGCTGGGACAGTAACTGGCGCTCCAAAAATAAGAGCTATGCAATTGATTAAGCACTTTGAAAAAGATGCTAGAGGACCTTATGCAGGTGTATACGGATCTATTGATATTAATGGCGCATTAAATACAGCAATTACAATAAGAACTATGATAGTAAAACCCTCAATAGATGGGAAATATGATGTTTCAGTGCAAGCAGGAGCTGGAATAGTTGCTGATTCTTTTCCTGAAAATGAATATCAAGAGACGATAAATAAAGCAAAGGGAATACTAAAAGCACTAGCCTGTTTGGATAAATAA